Proteins found in one Deltaproteobacteria bacterium HGW-Deltaproteobacteria-18 genomic segment:
- a CDS encoding restriction endonuclease, which produces MNNVSLGDYMVSRGGSVDPKKFSDEAFELFSIPAYDQYSPEILFGSEIGSSKKVVQENDVLLSRIVPHIRRVWIVGPANSTRQIASSEWIIFRGKDFFPQYLRHVLLSDVFHHSFMQTVAGIGGSLLRARPQSVAEIKIPLPPLPEQKRIAAILDQVDTIRRKRQDAIALADTFLRSVFLKMFGDPVTNSMGWDEVLLKNVASIGSGVTKGKKYKELKLVEVPYMRVANVQDGWIDTSDMKSISVSPTDVARFSIKKGDLLLTEGGDPDKLGRGAVWDGSISPCIHQNHIFKVRFDTSFVLPEYASFLIGSIRGKRYFLCAAKQTTGIATINKTQLSNFKMLVPDMKLQQQFSDTVLRAKVTWKKLEQLADVSNNIFSSLQQRAFRGDL; this is translated from the coding sequence ATGAATAACGTTTCATTGGGTGACTACATGGTTTCGCGGGGAGGATCTGTAGATCCAAAGAAATTCTCAGATGAAGCTTTTGAATTGTTTAGCATTCCAGCCTATGATCAGTATTCTCCGGAGATCCTTTTCGGTAGTGAAATTGGTTCGTCGAAGAAGGTTGTCCAAGAAAATGATGTACTTTTATCTCGAATAGTGCCCCATATCAGAAGAGTGTGGATTGTCGGGCCAGCTAACTCGACCAGACAAATCGCATCTAGTGAGTGGATTATATTTAGAGGAAAAGATTTTTTTCCTCAATACCTCAGACATGTTCTGCTTTCTGATGTTTTTCATCATTCTTTTATGCAAACGGTTGCTGGGATTGGTGGGTCATTACTTCGAGCAAGACCTCAGAGTGTTGCTGAAATAAAAATCCCTCTTCCACCCCTGCCCGAACAAAAACGCATTGCCGCCATTCTGGACCAGGTCGACACCATTCGCCGCAAGCGTCAGGATGCCATTGCACTGGCCGACACCTTCTTGCGCTCTGTTTTTCTAAAAATGTTCGGTGATCCGGTGACGAATTCTATGGGGTGGGATGAAGTGCTTCTTAAAAATGTTGCATCTATCGGTTCTGGTGTGACGAAGGGCAAAAAGTACAAGGAACTAAAGCTTGTTGAAGTGCCGTACATGCGTGTTGCGAATGTCCAAGATGGTTGGATTGATACTTCTGACATGAAATCCATTTCCGTCTCCCCAACTGATGTAGCAAGGTTTTCAATAAAAAAAGGTGATCTTCTTCTTACTGAAGGAGGGGATCCCGACAAATTGGGCAGGGGTGCTGTTTGGGATGGATCCATTTCTCCTTGCATACACCAAAATCATATTTTCAAAGTCCGTTTTGACACATCGTTTGTCCTTCCTGAATACGCCAGTTTTTTGATCGGAAGTATTCGAGGAAAAAGATATTTTCTATGCGCAGCGAAGCAAACCACTGGCATTGCCACGATCAACAAAACACAACTGTCGAATTTCAAGATGCTCGTTCCTGATATGAAATTGCAGCAACAATTTTCGGATACGGTTCTCAGAGCAAAAGTAACATGGAAGAAACTTGAACAGCTTGCAGATGTCTCAAATAATATTTTCTCCTCCCTCCAACAACGCGCGTTCCGGGGGGATTTATAG
- a CDS encoding N-6 DNA methylase, with translation MTSPEKDIMSKLDNLWLDFHSGGITNPITVIEQISYLIFARLLDITETRHEVIAKRTGKALKEEERIFKKDQQHLRWSDFNDKTGAQLLPLLRDEIFKHFEQVDGYGSFMKGAQLMIQKPELVELAVNAVNKMPLVGGGDTKGNLYEHLLSKLNQAGIAGQFRTPRHIIHTIVKLIDPKPDEKVCDPACGTAGFLVETLHHMMETYTSDEGIFESEETGKIYSLDKLRTEQKDHINNGFLTGFDFDATMLRVSAMNMILHGVKVPHIHYQDTLASSFSDNFPEKSVNAFNVILANPPFKGAIDFDRVHPSLVKKVKTKKTELLFVLLILRMLKMGGRAAVIVPDGVLFGSSQAHLALRMALVEENQLEAVISLPAGVFKPYAGVSTGILIFSKGGDTRDVFFYDVQNDGYSLDDKRTKITANDLPQLLERWENRDSIKDTDRSSKAFFIPKNDIVNSKYDLSITRYKEDKYEEQGYDEPKVIIEKMEALETDILSDLKVLKGMINE, from the coding sequence ATGACCTCTCCTGAGAAAGATATTATGAGCAAATTGGACAATCTCTGGCTGGATTTTCATTCCGGCGGCATCACCAACCCTATCACGGTCATTGAACAGATCTCGTATCTGATCTTTGCCCGACTTCTGGACATCACGGAGACTAGGCATGAGGTGATCGCCAAACGCACGGGGAAAGCGTTGAAGGAAGAGGAGCGAATTTTCAAGAAGGACCAGCAGCATCTGCGTTGGAGCGACTTCAATGACAAAACCGGCGCTCAACTTCTCCCTTTACTACGCGATGAGATTTTCAAACATTTTGAACAGGTTGATGGATATGGCTCCTTTATGAAAGGCGCTCAGCTTATGATCCAGAAACCAGAACTGGTCGAACTCGCCGTCAATGCGGTAAACAAGATGCCCTTGGTTGGTGGTGGTGACACGAAAGGCAATCTATACGAACATCTTCTCAGCAAATTGAATCAGGCGGGTATCGCCGGACAGTTCCGAACACCGCGACATATCATTCATACCATCGTCAAACTGATCGACCCCAAGCCCGATGAGAAGGTATGCGATCCGGCATGCGGCACAGCCGGCTTTCTGGTCGAAACTCTTCATCATATGATGGAAACGTACACTTCCGATGAAGGAATTTTTGAGTCAGAGGAAACGGGAAAAATTTACAGTCTGGACAAGCTCAGAACTGAACAAAAGGACCACATCAACAACGGTTTCCTTACCGGTTTTGATTTTGACGCCACCATGCTGCGTGTCTCGGCAATGAATATGATCCTTCATGGGGTGAAAGTGCCCCACATTCACTACCAGGATACCCTGGCCAGCAGCTTCTCTGACAATTTCCCGGAGAAGTCGGTAAACGCCTTTAACGTCATCCTGGCCAACCCGCCTTTCAAAGGTGCTATTGACTTCGACCGGGTACACCCTTCCCTAGTGAAAAAGGTTAAGACCAAGAAGACTGAGTTGCTTTTTGTTCTGCTTATTCTGCGAATGTTGAAGATGGGCGGCAGAGCCGCGGTCATCGTGCCGGATGGCGTACTTTTTGGTTCCTCACAGGCACATTTGGCACTGCGTATGGCTCTGGTAGAAGAAAATCAGTTGGAAGCCGTCATCTCCTTGCCTGCTGGTGTGTTCAAGCCCTACGCGGGAGTTTCCACCGGAATTCTTATTTTCTCCAAGGGCGGCGATACGCGGGACGTCTTCTTCTACGACGTGCAAAACGACGGTTATTCTCTGGATGACAAACGCACCAAGATCACGGCTAACGACTTGCCACAACTTCTGGAACGTTGGGAAAATCGTGATTCTATAAAGGATACAGATAGAAGCAGCAAGGCGTTCTTCATTCCCAAAAATGATATCGTGAACAGCAAGTACGACCTCTCCATTACTCGTTACAAGGAAGATAAGTATGAAGAGCAGGGGTACGACGAGCCTAAAGTTATCATTGAAAAGATGGAAGCGCTTGAGACAGATATTCTGAGCGATTTGAAAGTACTGAAAGGGATGATCAATGAATAA
- a CDS encoding restriction endonuclease subunit R — MESQNFEMLRAKWSHLADLGAFAEQYLYDDPPSALVKLRNYAEQMVLWIYEVVALEMPESQNLYDLLKADVFTRLVDSAVQNKFHIIRKIGNAAAHGRPATVEEAKHVLREAYDLGCWLYVTAGQGNVSDCTQFAFPPKISRDQATVLAAKESELQRISELLEEERKKAKEAKMAVEALKKSAQIASSELKFSEEETRKRLIDLQLAEVGWNVDDSNAVSLEWEISDQPTKTGKGYADYVLWGDDDMPLAVIEAKKTSGDAKVGKKQAECYADGLEKEYGQRPVIFYTNGFDIFIWDDHKNQGYPERKIYGFYSKDSLQYLVKQRDVKADLSTVELNRDIAGRKYQLDAIRNALGIFTDKRRKGLFVLGTGTGKTRIAVSLTEALSSARWARRILFLCDRLELRKQAKNAFQELTDFPLIEVTSSTYRKREFRVYLATYPAMLKVYQTFDVGFFDLIIADESHRSIYNVYGDIFKYFDSLQIGLTATPRSSISHNTFEMFQCQDQDPTFYYSYDEGVEDDFLCPFELFTHTTKFLRDGIKYRDMTEEQRKELEESGYDSEFFDFEQQQIDKQIYNKDTNRKIIKNLMEYGLRDATEQLPGKSIIFARNHRHAMLIVELFDEMYPQLGGKFCQVIDNYDPRAEQLIDDFKDPDHDLTIAVSVDMLDTGIDVPEVVNLVFAKPLKSYVKFWQMIGRGTRLCKDLYGPGKDKSIFRIFDHWGNFDYFEENATEAEPGTKKSLMQLLFEARIKLAETALQKGELEIFGKVVRLIQKDIIDLPETSINVRDKWRQKRSVEPIEVLERFSPDTAQLLKAEIAPLMQWVNIRGRAEAKAFDMRIALTQNELLVQGSRLEDLKNEIQDQVSLLPMHLNQVRQKAETIKNILKQDFWDSVSFDGLEEVRSELRGIMKYKERGGTQPPLIPVIDVKDGDIQFQRRKTTLTAMDMEAYRRRLHAVLEPLFTENVTLKKIRTGESVSEGEMKSVLSMAVAQVPNVEYDDLLEFYPEAAPLDVILRSIVGMEIEVVKEKFAHFQSKYWLDPMQSHFLTTLQRIISKNGAIKVAQLYDAPFTDLHANGLDGVFHDNDEQIDAIIDIVTTFDPETYKRTEL; from the coding sequence ATGGAATCACAAAATTTTGAGATGCTAAGAGCAAAATGGTCTCATCTTGCTGATCTTGGGGCCTTCGCTGAACAATATCTCTATGATGATCCGCCAAGTGCGCTGGTGAAGCTTCGCAACTATGCAGAACAGATGGTGCTCTGGATTTACGAAGTCGTCGCCCTTGAAATGCCTGAGTCGCAAAATTTGTATGATCTTCTCAAAGCAGATGTCTTTACCCGGCTTGTCGATTCGGCTGTTCAGAACAAATTTCATATTATCCGCAAGATTGGGAATGCCGCTGCCCACGGTAGGCCTGCCACTGTGGAAGAGGCTAAGCACGTCCTGCGTGAAGCCTACGACCTTGGTTGTTGGCTTTATGTGACCGCCGGGCAGGGTAACGTGTCGGATTGCACTCAGTTCGCGTTTCCACCAAAAATTAGCAGAGACCAGGCTACTGTCCTTGCGGCGAAGGAAAGTGAACTTCAGCGGATTTCGGAACTGCTTGAGGAAGAGCGCAAGAAGGCCAAAGAAGCCAAGATGGCCGTCGAGGCTCTCAAGAAATCAGCCCAAATTGCTTCCTCCGAACTCAAGTTTAGCGAAGAAGAGACACGGAAGCGACTAATAGACCTTCAGCTAGCTGAAGTCGGCTGGAACGTGGACGATTCTAATGCTGTTTCTCTGGAGTGGGAAATATCCGACCAGCCAACCAAGACCGGCAAGGGGTACGCCGACTATGTCCTGTGGGGCGATGACGACATGCCCTTGGCTGTCATCGAAGCGAAAAAGACATCCGGGGACGCAAAGGTTGGAAAGAAGCAAGCTGAGTGTTACGCTGATGGGCTTGAAAAAGAATACGGCCAACGCCCGGTCATCTTCTATACCAATGGCTTCGACATTTTCATTTGGGACGACCACAAGAATCAGGGGTATCCCGAAAGGAAAATATACGGCTTCTATTCCAAGGATAGCTTGCAGTATCTCGTCAAACAGAGGGACGTGAAGGCCGACCTTTCCACGGTTGAATTGAATCGGGATATTGCCGGTCGCAAGTATCAGCTCGACGCTATCCGCAATGCTCTGGGTATTTTCACAGATAAAAGGCGCAAAGGCCTTTTTGTTCTTGGCACTGGCACAGGAAAAACCCGTATCGCAGTTTCCTTGACTGAGGCGCTTTCGAGTGCCCGCTGGGCAAGGCGCATCCTGTTTCTTTGCGATCGCTTGGAGCTACGCAAACAGGCCAAGAATGCCTTTCAGGAACTGACGGATTTCCCGCTTATTGAAGTGACGAGTTCGACCTACAGAAAGCGAGAGTTTCGTGTGTACCTGGCGACCTATCCGGCAATGCTCAAGGTCTATCAGACTTTTGACGTAGGCTTTTTCGACCTGATCATTGCGGATGAATCTCATCGAAGTATCTATAATGTATATGGAGACATTTTCAAATATTTTGATAGCTTGCAGATTGGACTGACCGCGACACCGCGCAGCAGCATCAGCCACAACACCTTCGAGATGTTCCAGTGCCAAGATCAGGACCCGACCTTTTACTATTCTTATGATGAAGGTGTGGAAGACGATTTCCTGTGCCCCTTTGAGCTATTCACGCATACAACCAAATTCTTGCGTGATGGCATCAAGTACAGGGACATGACCGAGGAGCAGCGCAAGGAGCTTGAAGAAAGCGGATATGATTCCGAATTTTTCGACTTCGAGCAGCAGCAAATCGATAAGCAGATCTACAATAAGGATACAAACCGTAAAATTATAAAGAATCTCATGGAGTACGGTCTTCGCGACGCCACGGAGCAGCTTCCAGGCAAAAGCATCATATTTGCCAGAAACCATCGGCATGCTATGCTCATAGTCGAACTATTTGACGAGATGTATCCTCAACTTGGAGGTAAATTTTGCCAAGTCATCGACAACTATGATCCTCGTGCCGAGCAGCTCATAGATGATTTCAAAGATCCTGACCATGATCTGACCATTGCAGTGTCAGTGGACATGCTTGACACTGGAATCGATGTGCCGGAGGTGGTCAACCTCGTCTTTGCCAAGCCATTGAAGTCTTATGTAAAATTTTGGCAGATGATTGGCCGTGGCACCCGGTTGTGCAAAGACTTGTACGGTCCCGGCAAGGACAAGAGTATCTTCCGTATCTTCGATCATTGGGGAAATTTCGACTACTTCGAAGAAAACGCCACAGAAGCCGAACCGGGTACCAAAAAGTCACTGATGCAACTTCTTTTCGAGGCCCGTATCAAACTGGCGGAAACCGCTCTCCAAAAAGGTGAGCTGGAAATCTTCGGCAAGGTCGTTAGGCTCATCCAGAAAGACATTATTGATTTGCCTGAAACAAGTATCAATGTGCGCGACAAGTGGCGTCAGAAACGATCTGTCGAGCCCATAGAGGTGCTTGAAAGATTTTCGCCAGACACGGCGCAGCTCCTGAAGGCAGAAATCGCGCCCCTCATGCAATGGGTCAATATTCGTGGCCGGGCCGAGGCCAAGGCCTTTGATATGCGTATTGCCCTCACCCAGAATGAGCTTCTTGTGCAGGGCAGTCGGCTTGAGGATTTAAAAAACGAGATTCAGGATCAGGTGTCCCTTCTGCCCATGCATCTGAATCAGGTTCGCCAAAAGGCCGAGACTATCAAAAACATTTTGAAACAAGATTTTTGGGATTCGGTTTCTTTTGATGGCTTAGAAGAAGTTCGAAGTGAATTACGGGGCATTATGAAGTACAAAGAGCGAGGTGGAACCCAGCCTCCGCTCATCCCCGTGATCGACGTCAAAGATGGTGATATTCAGTTCCAGCGCCGGAAGACCACCCTGACCGCTATGGACATGGAGGCCTATCGCCGTCGGTTGCATGCGGTACTTGAACCTCTGTTTACTGAGAACGTCACACTCAAGAAAATCCGGACAGGGGAGTCTGTGAGTGAAGGGGAAATGAAGTCCGTCCTTTCCATGGCTGTGGCTCAGGTACCCAATGTCGAGTACGACGACCTACTCGAATTTTATCCTGAAGCGGCCCCATTGGACGTGATCCTTCGGTCCATCGTGGGCATGGAAATCGAGGTCGTAAAGGAGAAATTCGCCCACTTTCAGTCCAAATACTGGCTGGATCCAATGCAAAGTCATTTTCTGACAACCTTGCAGCGTATCATTAGCAAAAACGGCGCAATTAAGGTTGCCCAGCTTTACGACGCCCCTTTCACCGACCTGCACGCCAATGGCCTGGACGGTGTATTTCATGACAATGATGAACAGATCGACGCGATCATCGATATAGTAACAACCTTTGACCCTGAAACCTACAAACGAACTGAGCTGTAA
- a CDS encoding AAA family ATPase translates to MGKILFTWVGQTDLRAVNESDAIGLGPIAQAVSTRLFDQIHLISDYQDEETKLFINWLGGHTKSPLSIHFKHLSSPTNYGEIHQAVVETLETVLKKNRIVPELTFHLSPGTPAMAAVWIILAKTRFPAELIESSYRHGVQTVSIPFDLSAEFIPEFLKASDKKLEEQTASLPPKAPEFDAIIHRSRVMQRVIHKAKKVAARSVPVLIEGESGTGKELLARAIHKASLRKEKPFVAVNCGAIPSELVESELFGHAKGAFTGADRAKVGYFEAAEGGTLFLDEVGELPMPAQVKLLRTLQEGEITKLGTTTPKNIDVRIIAATNRNLIDETVTGAFRSDLFYRLAVAVFRLPSLKERPGDLSLLIERLIEQVNEESMDEPGFRHKKITVSAKNLLLQHSWPGNVRELLNTLRRATIWTDEDTIRSEDVREALIPALSTKAPDILNRPMEDDFDLQELMGIVAQHYLNRALDDAHGNKTQAAKILGISNYQTLTNWLKKYGVE, encoded by the coding sequence ATGGGCAAAATACTTTTTACATGGGTTGGCCAGACGGATTTAAGAGCTGTCAACGAGTCAGACGCGATCGGCCTTGGCCCCATTGCACAGGCTGTGTCAACTCGTCTTTTCGACCAGATTCATCTTATAAGCGATTATCAGGATGAAGAAACCAAGCTCTTCATAAACTGGCTTGGCGGGCATACCAAAAGCCCGCTCTCAATTCATTTCAAACATCTCTCGTCGCCAACGAATTACGGCGAAATTCATCAGGCTGTAGTCGAGACACTTGAAACAGTCCTCAAGAAAAACAGGATTGTTCCCGAACTCACCTTTCATCTGAGTCCTGGTACCCCTGCCATGGCCGCAGTCTGGATAATTCTCGCCAAAACCCGATTCCCTGCGGAACTTATTGAGTCCTCCTATCGGCATGGAGTCCAAACCGTCTCCATTCCTTTCGACTTGTCGGCGGAGTTTATCCCGGAATTCCTCAAAGCTTCGGACAAAAAATTAGAAGAGCAAACAGCGTCACTTCCACCAAAAGCCCCTGAATTTGATGCTATAATTCATCGAAGCCGAGTCATGCAACGTGTCATTCATAAGGCGAAGAAGGTGGCTGCTCGATCAGTTCCGGTTCTTATTGAAGGAGAATCCGGCACCGGAAAAGAGTTATTGGCGCGGGCTATACACAAGGCCAGCCTGAGGAAGGAGAAGCCGTTTGTTGCGGTGAACTGTGGCGCAATCCCGTCTGAACTTGTTGAGTCGGAATTATTTGGCCACGCCAAAGGTGCATTCACGGGAGCCGACAGAGCAAAAGTCGGCTATTTCGAGGCCGCCGAGGGGGGGACCTTGTTTCTTGATGAAGTCGGCGAGCTTCCAATGCCCGCACAGGTGAAGCTATTGAGAACTCTTCAGGAGGGAGAAATCACAAAGCTTGGTACGACAACGCCAAAAAACATTGATGTTCGTATTATCGCCGCTACAAACCGGAATCTTATTGATGAAACTGTCACCGGTGCTTTTCGCTCCGACTTGTTCTACCGCTTGGCTGTTGCTGTTTTCAGGCTGCCCTCTCTCAAAGAACGACCGGGCGATCTCAGTCTCCTCATCGAAAGGCTTATTGAGCAGGTTAACGAGGAGAGCATGGATGAGCCTGGGTTTCGGCATAAAAAAATTACTGTCTCCGCAAAAAATCTTCTGCTCCAACACTCCTGGCCTGGAAATGTTCGGGAACTGTTGAACACGCTTCGACGTGCTACGATCTGGACTGATGAGGACACAATACGAAGCGAAGATGTGCGGGAAGCCTTGATTCCTGCGCTTTCGACCAAGGCCCCGGATATTCTTAACAGGCCCATGGAAGACGATTTCGACTTACAGGAACTCATGGGCATTGTTGCACAGCATTATCTGAACCGTGCCCTTGATGATGCTCATGGAAATAAGACGCAAGCTGCTAAAATTTTAGGCATATCCAATTATCAAACCTTAACGAATTGGCTCAAAAAATATGGTGTGGAGTAG